From one Lolium rigidum isolate FL_2022 chromosome 4, APGP_CSIRO_Lrig_0.1, whole genome shotgun sequence genomic stretch:
- the LOC124706294 gene encoding ATPase family AAA domain-containing protein FIGL1: MEEQPAAADSSSSASPTNWRKEVDERLRRLHSLLFGAEAALERGDAAAAQALALRLLGFLDSQTLSADAGPEAAFVAPIRAAASSCLAAASRARAPESDRAVFELAKKDVYCVFTKQGDVNIEKVKRSKYFQALHQKNAADPLNAACQEFTIQGGSHIVENPPDLENEKLNVRASKLMTQTKITSSYSSKFLKANSVSDKNMFKSEGNVSKEFACVENEIRTNQDNKHPVYLGLEEDEKHCGPLQIAKRKHTGFRSPICEHANSPSSNDETDAPANGFVTARIKLAMDAVQKHGHNGHQGASVSPQCDNNLSTRNYGARPSWNSRRGPRGNFVPPIRNNGGSTTINSRVTGKNDDPMEDSTKKCLEMLCGPDGELPEKLRNLEPRLIEHISNEIMDKDPNVRWDDIAGLHHAKKCVTEMVIWPLLRPDIFRGCRSPGRGLLLFGPPGTGKTMIGKAIAGEAKATFFYISSSSLTSKWIGEGEKLVRALFGVACCRQPAVIFVDEIDSLLSQRKSDGEHESSRRLKTQFLIEMEGFDSGNEQILLIGATNRPQELDEAARRRLTKRLYIPLPSSEARTWIIHNLLEKDGLFKLSEEETGAICKLTEGYSGSDMKNLVKDASMGPLREAFQQGVEITKLNKEEMRPVMLKDFEAALQQVRPSVSASELGIYEEWNKQFGSLAI; the protein is encoded by the exons ATGGAGGAGCAGCCTGCCGCCgcggattcctcctcctccgccagcccGACGAACTGGAGGAAGGAGGTGGACGAGCGGCTTCGCCGGCTCCACTCCCTCCTCTTCggcgccgaagccgcgctcgagcgCGGGGATGCCGCGGCGGCGcaggcgctcgcgctccgcctcctcggcttcctcgatTCCCAGACCCTCTCCGCCGACGCGGGTCCCGAAGCCGCCTTCGTCGCGCCCATCCGCGCCGCAGCCTCTTcctgcctcgccgccgcctcccgcgcccgCGCGCCCGAATCGGACCG TGCAGTGTTTGAACTCGCAAAAAAAGATGTTTACTGTGTTTTTACGAAGCAAGGAGACGTCAACATTGAAAAGGTCAAGCGTTCAAAGTATTTTCAGGCTCTTCATCAGAAAAATGCTGCTGATCCACTG AACGCAGCTTGCCAAGAGTTCACAATTCAAGGGGGTTCACATATTGTGGAAAACCCACCTGACCTAGAAAACGAGAAACTTAATGTCAGGGCTTCAAAGTTAatgacacaaacaaaaataacatcgtcgtatagcagcaagttcttGAAGGCAAATAGTGTGTCagacaagaatatgttcaaatcagAGGGGAACGTGTCTAAAGAGTTTGCTTGTGTTGAAAATGAGATCAGAACAAATCAGGATAACAAGCATCCTGTTTATCTGGGGCTTGAAGAGGATGAGAAACACTGTGGGCCATTGCAAATTGCAAAACGAAAGCATACAGGGTTCAGAAGTCCGATATGTGAacatgcaaattctccatcaagcAACGATGAAACTGATGCTCCTGCTAATGGGTTTGTGACTGCCAGGATAAAGTTG GCGATGGATGCTGTGCAGAAACATGGGCATAATGGTCACCAAGGTGCTTCTGTATCTCCACAATGCGATAACAACCTTAGTACACGGAATTATGGTGCGAGGCCAAGCTGGAATTCTCGTCGTGGACCACGTGGTAATTTTGTCCCTCCTATCCGAAACAACGGAGGATCCACTACAATCAACTCACGAGTTACTGGGAAGAATGATGATCCCATGGAAGATTCAACAAAAAAATG TTTAGAAATGCTTTGTGGCCCTGATGGTGAGCTTCCTGAGAAACTGAGGAATCTGGAACCTCGCCTTATTGAGCACATTAGCAACGAAATAATGGATAAAGATCCTAATGTTCGCTGGGATGACATAG CTGGTTTACATCATGCAAAGAAGTGCGTGACAGAGATGGTTATTTGGCCCCTACTACGTCCAGACATCTTTCGTGGTTGTCGGTCTCCTGGAAGAGGTCTACTACTATTTGGACCTCCC GGGACAGGCAAAACCATGATCGGAAAAGCAATAGCTGGTGAGGCCAAGGCAACATTCTTCtacatatcttcaagttcactcaCAAGCAAATGG ATTGGTGAGGGTGAAAAGCTGGTCCGAGCACTATTTGGTGTGGCCTGTTGTCGTCAGCCTGCTGTCATATTTGTGGATGAGATAGATTCACTACTATCTCAG CGCAAATCAGATGGTGAACATGAATCAAGTAGGAGGTTGAAAACACAGTTTCTAATCGAGATGGAAGGTTTTGACAGTGGAAACGAGCaaattttactcatag GAGCAACAAACAGACCTCAAGAATTAGATGAAGCAGCACGCAGGCGACTTACAAAGCGTCTATACATCCCCCTTCCTTCATCAG AAGCACGCACTTGGATAATTCACAATCTATTGGAGAAGGATGGCCTTTTCAAGCTCTCAGAGGAAGAAACAGGTGCCATTTGCAAGTTAACAGAAG GTTACTCAGGATCTGACATGAAAAATCTTGTGAAAGATGCTTCAATGGGGCCACTAAGAGAAGCTTTCCAACAGGGTGTTGAAATCACAAAGCTCAACAAGGAGGAAATGCGACCGGTGATGCTCAAG GATTTTGAGGCTGCTCTGCAGCAGGTCAGACCTTCTGTTTCCGCAAGCGAACTGGGGATTTATGAAGAATGGAACAAGCAGTTTGGCAGCCTAGCAATCTAA